One stretch of Anolis carolinensis isolate JA03-04 chromosome 3, rAnoCar3.1.pri, whole genome shotgun sequence DNA includes these proteins:
- the pcbd1 gene encoding pterin-4-alpha-carbinolamine dehydratase, whose protein sequence is MAGKAHRLSGEEREQLLPTLRAVGWNEVEGRDAICKEFHFKDFNRAFGFMTRVALQAEKLDHHPEWFNVYNKVHITLSTHECGGLSERDINLASFIEQVANTLA, encoded by the exons GCAGGAAAAGCCCACAGACTAAGTGGTGAAGAGAGAGAACAGTTGCTGCCAACTCTCCGAGCGGTAGGATGGAATGAGGTAGAGGGTAGAGATGCCATTTGCAAGGAGTTCCATTTCAAGGACTTCAATCGG GCCTTTGGCTTCATGACCAGAGTAGCTCTACAGGCAGAAAAGCTGGACCACCACCCTGAATGGTTTAATGTCTACAACAAG GTTCACATAACCTTAAGCACACATGAATGTGGAGGCTTATCGGAGCGTGACATCAACTTGGCCAGTTTCATAGAACAAGTTGCAAACACATTAGCCTAG